One part of the Oncorhynchus masou masou isolate Uvic2021 unplaced genomic scaffold, UVic_Omas_1.1 unplaced_scaffold_2143, whole genome shotgun sequence genome encodes these proteins:
- the LOC135532988 gene encoding CXXC-type zinc finger protein 4-like, which translates to MSNINNALCIENGQNADVSLLQKDNLQNLQNLQNLQNLQDGGLSQLLDYNAEMERYRSFANFYKTNGAFGQTAKIARITTPIFPSARIGMSPWNCDNAMLWGRKSATINPNRTSMHRNDSQRPGKHGVPPETLQQMANNNFLSTLSPEHCRPLAGECMNKLKCGAGEAEIMNLQERVGTFSAIPALGGISLPPGVIVMTALHSPAASAAVTDSAFQIANLADCPQNNSSASGGNPAKKKRKRCGVCAPCRRLINCGVCSSCRNRKTGHQICKFRKCEELKKKPGSSLE; encoded by the coding sequence ATGTCTAATATAAACAATGCTCTCTGCATTGAGAACGGACAGAACGCAGACGTGTCTCTCTTACAAAAGGATAACCTTCAGAACCTGCAGAACCTGCAGAACTTGCAGAACCTCCAGGATGGTGGATTAAGCCAACTTTTGGATTATAACGCCGAGATGGAACGGTACCGCTCTTTCGCAAACTTTTACAAAACCAACGGCGCGTTCGGCCAGACGGCCAAGATCGCCCGCATCACGACCCCCATTTTCCCCAGTGCCCGGATAGGCATGTCCCCGTGGAACTGCGATAACGCCATGCTCTGGGGGAGGAAATCTGCAACAATAAACCCTAATAGGACCAGCATGCACAGGAATGACTCCCAGAGGCCGGGGAAGCATGGCGTGCCGCCAGAAACGCTACAGCAAATGGCAAATAATAATTTCCTCTCTACCTTATCCCCCGAACACTGCAGACCTTTAGCGGGAGAATGCATGAACAAGCTGAAATGCGGCGCCGGCGAAGCAGAGATAATGAATCTCCAGGAACGTGTCGGAACTTTTTCCGCCATTCCGGCTTTAGGGGGCATCTCATTACCTCCCGGGGTCATCGTCATGACAGCCCTTCACTCCCCCGCAGCCTCGGCAGCCGTTACAGACAGTGCGTTTCAAATTGCCAATCTGGCAGACTGCCCACAGAATAACTCCTCTGCGTCCGGCGGGAACCCGGCGAAGAAGAAAAGGAAGCGGTGCGGGGTGTGCGCGCCCTGCCGGCGGCTAATCAACTGCGGCGTGTGCAGCAGTTGTCGGAACCGTAAGACGGGCCACCAGATCTGCAAGTTCAGGAAATGTGAGGAGCTGAAAAAGAAACCTGGCTCGTCGCTGGAG